The Streptomyces pactum genome contains a region encoding:
- a CDS encoding VOC family protein, producing MDFTLEVIPLPVTDLDRSRDFYRDKVGFHVDIDQEVMPGMRIVQLTPPGSGCSIALGEAIWDMGGQTPPAPGSYQGLQLCVADIEAAHAELVGRGLEVSEPVRYTPDDGATFMYFKDPDGNGWAVQEYRRRATEPLHRLLADQKRQGQG from the coding sequence ATGGACTTCACGCTCGAAGTGATCCCGCTGCCCGTGACCGACCTCGACCGGTCCCGGGACTTCTACCGGGACAAGGTCGGCTTCCACGTCGACATCGACCAGGAGGTCATGCCGGGGATGCGCATCGTCCAGCTCACGCCGCCCGGCTCCGGCTGCTCGATCGCCCTCGGCGAGGCCATCTGGGACATGGGGGGCCAGACCCCGCCGGCCCCCGGCTCGTACCAGGGGCTGCAGTTGTGCGTCGCCGACATCGAGGCGGCCCACGCGGAGCTGGTGGGGCGCGGCCTGGAGGTCTCCGAGCCGGTGCGGTACACGCCGGACGACGGCGCCACGTTCATGTACTTCAAGGACCCGGACGGCAACGGCTGGGCGGTCCAGGAGTACCGCCGCCGGGCGACCGAGCCGCTGCACCGACTGCTGGCGGACCAGAAGCGGCAGGGCCAGGGCTGA